The Aureispira anguillae genome contains a region encoding:
- a CDS encoding VCBS repeat-containing protein, producing MKNIFFIALFIFNSLFFHETILAQSPLSLFKERSSTQTNITFSNNLIENRTNNVFKNSYFYNGGGVAIGDINNDGLADIYFTGNMVEDKLYLNKGNFVFEDITNSALIQAKGDWCTGVTMVDINADGYLDIYVSRSAQTVDLSANKNLLYINNGNLTFTEKAAAYNLNDSLSSTQAAFFDYDLDGDLDAYIMNIPGNEYENTDGNKSDHFYINDAGKYSDQSNKLKINNHAFGLGLSIGDLNNDGYPDIYISNDFEVKDYLYINQKDSFSDQVLSNMKHICNFGMGVDIGDFNNDGYLDLIQLDMAYSKHIRSKMNMPSMFPLDFWARVKRGNHHQYMANALQLNNGNTTFSDIGFLAGVAKTDWSWGTLFADFDNDGFKDIIITNGYQKDVRDRDTGVKIDQYLKNKGNVSFEELLLQTINLAPKISESNFVFKNNGNLTFDNKTTDWGLTKKVNSNGLAYADLDNDGDLDLVINNIDFPASIYENTNPNNNNYLAIKLKGTSKNKFAIGTRITIYTKAGQQMLEHFPTRGFQSSVDYKLHFGLGKQNKVDKMVIRWPDQKTTVLKNIRANQLLTLDYEQAKFSKLLTKETKPIFQDISKDFNLDYQHKENYFNDFNREVLLPHMLSKQGPYLTVADINQDGLDDLFIGAAKEHVASIYMQTKQNGFELSTPPDFEKDKLTEDLGALFIDVDNDNDLDLYITSGGNECTEGHHTLQDRLYINENGKFKKSTDRLPKMLTSTQVVKAADFDQDGDLDLFVGGRLVPGKYPAAPRSYLLQNNGGHYVDVTASYCKDLLQPGMVTGAEFGDVNGDGLVDLTLIGEWMPMMTFLNKGNRFEKIPPQKATESLWFSLKAVDIDKDGDLDFIGGNLGKNCKFKASLNKPFNIYADDFDNNGTWDMMMSSYEGNKNYPLRGRDCSSQQMPFITDSFPSFKAYAIAEITDICGPKIDQSLHLTARGFYTSIFLNDGHGNFTMKKLPSEAQFAPTKDILVEDLNKDGNLDLILVGNMYDVEVETVRYDAGRGAVLLGNGKGDFKALPPTKSGLFAWDNVKQIQKIKLGKKNIYLLAVNKGKLMAFEKL from the coding sequence ATGAAAAATATTTTTTTTATAGCCCTTTTTATTTTTAATAGTTTATTTTTTCACGAAACAATCCTTGCCCAATCCCCTCTCTCCTTATTTAAGGAAAGAAGCAGTACGCAAACCAACATTACCTTTTCAAACAATCTAATAGAAAATAGAACCAATAACGTCTTCAAAAATTCCTATTTCTACAATGGAGGTGGAGTAGCGATAGGAGACATCAATAACGATGGATTAGCCGATATTTACTTTACAGGCAATATGGTTGAAGACAAGTTATATTTAAACAAAGGTAATTTTGTATTTGAAGATATAACAAATTCAGCTTTGATTCAAGCTAAAGGAGACTGGTGTACAGGAGTTACCATGGTTGATATTAATGCTGATGGCTACTTGGACATCTATGTATCTAGATCTGCTCAAACAGTAGATTTATCGGCCAACAAAAATTTGCTATACATTAACAATGGCAATTTAACCTTTACGGAAAAAGCAGCTGCATATAACCTCAACGATTCACTTTCTTCTACACAAGCTGCCTTTTTTGATTATGATTTAGATGGCGATTTGGATGCCTATATCATGAACATCCCTGGCAATGAGTATGAAAACACTGATGGCAACAAATCGGATCATTTTTACATCAATGATGCAGGCAAATACAGCGATCAATCTAATAAGCTAAAAATAAACAACCATGCTTTTGGTTTGGGGTTAAGTATTGGTGACCTCAACAATGATGGCTATCCAGACATTTACATCTCTAATGATTTTGAAGTAAAAGACTATCTTTATATCAACCAGAAGGATTCTTTTTCCGATCAAGTTCTAAGCAATATGAAGCACATTTGCAATTTTGGGATGGGGGTAGACATAGGCGATTTTAACAATGATGGCTATCTAGATCTTATACAACTAGACATGGCTTATTCCAAACATATACGCTCAAAAATGAATATGCCAAGTATGTTTCCTTTAGATTTCTGGGCGAGGGTTAAACGAGGCAATCATCACCAATATATGGCCAATGCCCTACAATTAAACAATGGCAATACAACATTTAGTGATATAGGTTTCTTGGCTGGAGTAGCCAAAACAGATTGGAGTTGGGGGACGCTTTTTGCTGACTTTGATAATGATGGATTCAAAGACATTATTATTACCAATGGTTACCAAAAAGACGTTAGAGATAGAGATACGGGGGTAAAAATTGACCAATACCTTAAAAATAAAGGAAATGTGAGCTTTGAAGAGCTTTTATTACAAACAATTAATTTGGCTCCTAAAATTAGTGAAAGTAATTTTGTATTCAAAAACAATGGCAATTTAACCTTTGACAACAAAACCACAGATTGGGGATTAACCAAAAAAGTAAACTCTAACGGGCTTGCTTATGCTGATTTGGATAATGATGGCGATTTAGATCTTGTTATCAACAACATAGATTTCCCTGCGTCTATCTATGAAAATACGAATCCCAACAATAATAATTATCTAGCCATAAAGCTAAAGGGAACTTCAAAAAATAAATTTGCAATTGGCACTCGTATTACCATTTACACCAAGGCTGGGCAACAAATGCTTGAGCATTTCCCTACCCGTGGTTTCCAATCTTCTGTTGATTACAAACTTCACTTTGGGCTTGGAAAACAAAACAAGGTTGATAAAATGGTTATTCGTTGGCCTGACCAAAAAACAACCGTACTAAAAAATATTAGAGCCAACCAACTCCTCACGCTTGACTATGAACAGGCTAAATTTTCAAAACTATTAACTAAAGAAACGAAGCCTATCTTCCAAGACATCTCAAAGGACTTCAACCTTGATTATCAACACAAAGAAAATTACTTCAACGATTTTAATCGAGAAGTTTTACTTCCTCACATGTTGTCCAAGCAAGGCCCCTACTTAACGGTAGCAGATATTAATCAAGACGGGTTGGATGACCTCTTCATTGGAGCGGCAAAAGAACACGTTGCCTCGATCTATATGCAAACAAAACAAAATGGCTTTGAGCTTAGCACTCCACCTGATTTTGAAAAAGATAAACTAACAGAGGATTTGGGTGCTTTATTTATCGATGTAGATAACGATAACGATTTAGACCTGTACATCACTAGTGGAGGAAATGAATGTACTGAGGGGCATCACACCTTACAAGACCGCTTGTACATCAATGAAAACGGTAAGTTTAAAAAATCAACCGACCGACTTCCCAAAATGCTTACAAGTACACAAGTTGTTAAGGCTGCTGATTTTGATCAAGATGGTGACTTAGATTTATTCGTTGGAGGGCGTTTAGTCCCTGGAAAATATCCAGCGGCACCACGGAGTTATTTGCTTCAGAACAACGGAGGGCATTATGTTGATGTAACAGCCTCTTATTGTAAAGATCTACTACAGCCTGGAATGGTTACAGGAGCCGAGTTTGGAGATGTTAATGGTGATGGTTTAGTCGATTTGACCCTAATTGGAGAGTGGATGCCAATGATGACCTTCCTTAATAAAGGGAATCGCTTTGAAAAAATTCCACCTCAAAAAGCAACCGAAAGTCTTTGGTTTAGCTTAAAGGCTGTAGATATAGACAAAGATGGTGACTTAGATTTTATTGGAGGTAATTTGGGTAAAAATTGCAAATTTAAAGCTTCTCTCAATAAACCTTTCAACATCTACGCAGATGATTTTGACAACAATGGCACTTGGGACATGATGATGAGTAGTTATGAAGGCAATAAAAACTACCCGCTTCGTGGACGAGATTGCAGCTCTCAACAAATGCCCTTTATCACAGATAGTTTTCCAAGTTTCAAAGCTTATGCCATTGCTGAAATTACAGATATTTGTGGTCCCAAAATTGACCAATCTTTGCATTTAACTGCTCGTGGGTTTTATACTTCCATCTTCCTAAATGATGGTCATGGCAATTTTACCATGAAAAAATTGCCTAGCGAAGCCCAATTTGCCCCAACCAAAGATATTTTAGTAGAAGACCTTAATAAAGATGGAAATCTTGACTTGATACTCGTTGGGAACATGTACGATGTAGAAGTAGAAACCGTTCGTTATGATGCTGGGCGGGGAGCCGTTTTATTAGGAAATGGCAAAGGGGATTTTAAAGCTTTGCCCCCTACTAAATCTGGGCTTTTTGCTTGGGACAATGTTAAACAAATTCAAAAAATCAAGCTTGGCAAAAAGAATATTTATCTACTTGCAGTCAACAAGGGAAAATTAATGGCTTTTGAAAAGTTATAG
- the gmk gene encoding guanylate kinase, with product MDHKKLIIFTAPSGAGKTTIVRHLLKVRKDISFSISACTRTPRYGEVSGMDYYFLSSDEFKRKVENGDFVEYEEVYDNQFYGTLRSEIERLWGLGKHVLFDIDVKGALSIKQKYGEDALSIFVKPPSFEVLKERLMNRKTEDEASLRKRINRVKEEMTYERHFDMTLINSDLKQALAEAEEIVANFLTLETSSS from the coding sequence ATGGATCATAAAAAACTCATCATTTTTACAGCCCCTTCAGGAGCTGGTAAGACAACAATTGTTCGGCATTTATTAAAAGTTAGAAAGGACATCTCTTTTTCCATTTCAGCCTGTACTCGAACGCCACGATATGGTGAGGTGAGTGGGATGGATTATTATTTTTTGAGTTCAGATGAGTTTAAACGCAAAGTAGAGAACGGAGATTTTGTAGAATATGAAGAGGTTTATGACAACCAATTTTATGGAACTTTAAGAAGTGAGATTGAACGACTTTGGGGCTTAGGGAAGCATGTCTTATTTGATATAGATGTAAAAGGTGCTTTATCGATCAAACAAAAATATGGCGAAGATGCTTTGTCTATTTTTGTAAAACCTCCGTCTTTTGAAGTGCTCAAAGAGCGATTGATGAATAGAAAGACAGAAGATGAGGCTAGTTTGAGAAAACGCATTAATCGGGTAAAAGAAGAAATGACTTATGAACGTCATTTTGATATGACCTTAATAAATAGTGACTTAAAACAAGCCTTAGCCGAGGCAGAGGAGATCGTAGCGAACTTTTTAACTTTAGAAACGAGTTCTTCTTAG
- the lptB gene encoding LPS export ABC transporter ATP-binding protein: MQLRADNLMKQYGNRTVVKGVSLQVKQGEIIGLLGPNGAGKTTTFYMTVGFVKPLSGKVYLDHTDITKLPMYKRAKLGIGYLPQESSIFRKLSVENNIRAVLEMTKLTKKEQEIKLEELLDEFRLHKVRKSNGDTLSGGERRRTEIARSLAVNPKFILLDEPFAGIDPIAVEDIQSIVFKLKQKNIGILITDHSVEQTLSITDRSYIMVDGKIFREGTSEELASDEKVREVYLGQSFTLKRKFELPQRNQE, from the coding sequence ATGCAACTCAGAGCAGATAATTTGATGAAACAATACGGCAACCGAACCGTTGTAAAAGGTGTTTCATTACAGGTAAAACAAGGCGAAATTATTGGTTTATTAGGTCCTAATGGTGCTGGAAAAACAACCACATTTTATATGACCGTGGGCTTTGTTAAGCCCCTTAGCGGCAAGGTTTATCTAGACCATACAGACATCACCAAATTACCGATGTATAAACGGGCCAAACTGGGGATTGGTTATCTTCCTCAAGAATCTTCTATCTTTCGAAAACTGAGTGTAGAGAACAACATTCGTGCGGTTCTGGAAATGACCAAATTGACCAAAAAAGAACAAGAGATAAAACTGGAAGAGCTCCTAGATGAGTTTCGATTGCACAAGGTTCGCAAAAGTAATGGGGATACGCTATCGGGTGGCGAACGTCGTCGTACCGAAATCGCTCGTTCCTTAGCAGTTAATCCCAAGTTTATCCTTTTGGACGAACCCTTCGCTGGAATTGATCCCATTGCAGTAGAGGATATTCAGTCTATTGTATTTAAGCTCAAACAAAAGAACATTGGTATTCTTATTACCGACCATAGTGTAGAACAAACCTTGTCTATTACCGATCGTTCTTACATCATGGTGGATGGTAAGATTTTTAGAGAAGGTACCTCTGAGGAATTAGCCAGTGACGAAAAGGTACGAGAGGTTTATTTAGGGCAAAGCTTTACGCTCAAACGTAAATTTGAATTGCCACAACGCAATCAGGAGTAA
- the apaG gene encoding Co2+/Mg2+ efflux protein ApaG — METAITHDIRVSVEAMYQSMYSKPLAKEYIHAYRITIENLGEETVQLMRRQWLIWDSTGVVRKVEGDGVVGLQPTLEPDGLHQYVSGCPLKTDIGKMSGRYTMQRLSDGVLFDVEIPTFYLIPPFKLN, encoded by the coding sequence ATGGAAACAGCAATAACACATGATATACGGGTCAGTGTAGAAGCCATGTATCAGTCAATGTATTCCAAACCATTGGCAAAAGAGTATATACATGCTTATCGAATTACCATTGAAAACCTAGGAGAAGAAACGGTACAATTAATGCGTCGTCAGTGGCTTATTTGGGACTCTACAGGAGTTGTCCGAAAGGTAGAAGGCGATGGGGTAGTTGGTTTGCAACCAACTTTAGAGCCTGATGGTCTTCATCAGTATGTGTCAGGCTGTCCTTTAAAAACAGACATAGGAAAAATGTCTGGAAGGTATACGATGCAACGTTTGTCAGATGGCGTTTTGTTTGATGTTGAAATTCCTACCTTTTATTTGATACCACCATTTAAGCTAAATTGA
- a CDS encoding ArnT family glycosyltransferase: MAKGDRKKKNTTTEKKKAKPTKKKLETSPKEASTNPQNAKPSLFTWDIILVSALVLFVLLVRFNLLSVPFERDEGGFAYMAYQMLEGKTLYSEIYEIKPPLLYLLYALFISVFGHSIEGIHMGLLVFDVAYILLLFAFARYFFDKTIAVTATFAFAILSLSPNLLGFAAHATHFCILFGLIGLFTLIRAIDNKRRIGFFWAGLACGLAFLVKQQAIHFMLFAGFYVIFEFFRQRPINWKEWFLSEVLLVIGSILPYLLVVLYMFINGRFDDFWFYTFTWPSEFATSSETGASYEIFKIQINRVLAQQEWLWYLALGGIVSMFLVKIEQKWRIFTLLFTLFMTFALATGFHFYQHYFVILIPAIALLNGMFVQNTGLFINNLLKVKWGVAIPLVLFIFAWTQIIRFDSDYFFSPNQDKILRNAYGTNPFPESKILGDFIKKYTQPEDEIVIACSEPQIGFYAERKSVTGHAFCYPLVDNGSYMKQLQDEFINDIETKKPRISVYTWMSTSWLNRDTSNRVFKFIEQNHQKHYNLIGVAESIPTRQVQNGPIIYQTAYKWNQEALPYFNQRMQQWQQQNRSLQQQGKAGGPPPSLITIWERRPDAPTTN, encoded by the coding sequence ATGGCAAAAGGAGATCGTAAAAAGAAGAACACCACCACCGAAAAAAAGAAAGCTAAACCAACAAAAAAGAAGCTAGAGACAAGCCCAAAGGAAGCTTCTACCAATCCCCAAAATGCTAAACCCAGTTTATTTACTTGGGATATAATTTTGGTAAGTGCATTGGTTTTATTTGTACTTTTAGTTCGCTTTAATTTATTAAGTGTTCCTTTTGAGCGAGATGAAGGAGGTTTTGCCTACATGGCTTATCAAATGCTAGAAGGTAAAACATTATATTCTGAAATATACGAAATCAAACCTCCTCTTTTGTATTTACTCTATGCCTTGTTTATTAGTGTGTTTGGGCATTCTATAGAAGGGATACACATGGGCTTATTGGTATTTGATGTTGCCTATATCTTATTGCTTTTTGCCTTTGCACGGTATTTCTTTGATAAGACCATTGCTGTTACGGCAACCTTTGCCTTTGCCATATTAAGTTTGAGTCCTAATTTACTTGGTTTTGCGGCACATGCTACGCATTTTTGTATTTTATTTGGTTTAATAGGACTCTTTACCCTGATTCGTGCGATTGACAATAAAAGAAGAATTGGTTTTTTCTGGGCAGGATTAGCTTGTGGGCTTGCTTTTTTGGTCAAACAACAGGCCATTCATTTTATGTTATTCGCAGGTTTTTATGTCATTTTTGAATTTTTCAGACAGCGTCCAATCAATTGGAAAGAATGGTTCCTGAGTGAAGTTTTGTTGGTCATTGGTTCTATATTGCCTTACCTTTTGGTTGTTTTGTATATGTTTATCAACGGTCGTTTTGACGACTTCTGGTTTTACACCTTTACCTGGCCCAGTGAATTTGCCACCTCTTCAGAGACTGGTGCTTCTTATGAAATCTTCAAAATACAAATTAATAGAGTGCTCGCCCAACAAGAATGGCTTTGGTACTTGGCTTTAGGAGGCATCGTTTCTATGTTTTTAGTAAAAATAGAACAAAAATGGCGCATTTTCACCCTACTTTTTACCTTGTTTATGACCTTTGCCTTGGCTACTGGTTTTCATTTTTACCAACATTATTTTGTGATCCTAATTCCTGCAATAGCCCTACTCAATGGAATGTTTGTGCAAAACACAGGTTTGTTTATCAACAACTTGCTTAAGGTAAAATGGGGGGTTGCCATTCCCTTGGTACTCTTTATCTTTGCTTGGACACAAATCATACGCTTTGATTCTGATTATTTTTTCAGTCCCAATCAAGACAAAATATTACGAAATGCTTACGGCACCAATCCTTTCCCCGAATCTAAAATACTTGGCGATTTTATAAAAAAATACACCCAGCCAGAGGATGAAATCGTCATTGCTTGTTCGGAACCACAAATTGGTTTTTATGCAGAAAGAAAAAGTGTTACAGGGCATGCCTTTTGTTATCCGTTGGTAGACAATGGCAGCTATATGAAGCAATTGCAGGATGAATTTATCAATGATATAGAAACTAAAAAACCACGCATCTCTGTTTATACTTGGATGAGTACTTCTTGGCTCAATAGAGATACTTCCAATAGAGTCTTTAAATTCATTGAACAGAATCATCAAAAGCATTATAACTTAATTGGTGTGGCAGAATCGATTCCTACTCGCCAAGTTCAAAATGGCCCTATTATTTACCAAACCGCTTATAAATGGAACCAAGAGGCACTCCCCTATTTTAATCAACGTATGCAACAGTGGCAACAACAAAATAGGAGCTTGCAACAACAGGGCAAAGCTGGAGGACCTCCCCCTTCTTTAATTACAATTTGGGAACGTCGTCCTGATGCACCAACCACTAATTAG
- a CDS encoding (Fe-S)-binding protein → MKTHIFIPCFIDQLFPQSAVNMVTVLKQVGCDVTYNPNQTCCGQPALNAGFWEEAQDVAKKFVDDFANQEQVVCPSASCVGFIKNHYRELLGDTVNPAVLEQMTASIYEFSEFLIEHCDTTNLTPVLEGRATYHDSCSALRECSIKEEPRALLSKVKGLELIEHPNAEVCCGFGGTFATKFESISVAMAEKKVEEALDLEVDYIISTDLSCLMHLNGYIEKKELPLKTLHLADVLVGE, encoded by the coding sequence ATGAAAACCCATATATTTATACCTTGTTTTATTGACCAACTTTTTCCGCAATCTGCTGTGAATATGGTTACGGTCTTAAAACAAGTAGGTTGTGATGTAACTTATAATCCCAATCAAACTTGTTGTGGACAACCCGCTTTAAACGCAGGTTTTTGGGAGGAAGCGCAGGATGTAGCCAAAAAATTTGTTGACGATTTTGCCAATCAAGAGCAGGTTGTTTGTCCTTCGGCCTCTTGTGTGGGGTTTATTAAAAATCATTATCGGGAATTGTTAGGAGATACTGTAAATCCAGCAGTTTTGGAGCAGATGACCGCTTCTATTTATGAATTTTCAGAATTTTTGATCGAACATTGTGACACCACAAATTTGACTCCTGTTTTAGAAGGAAGGGCAACTTATCATGATTCTTGTTCCGCTTTGAGAGAATGCAGCATAAAAGAAGAACCTCGAGCCTTATTGTCTAAAGTCAAAGGGTTGGAGCTAATAGAGCATCCTAATGCGGAAGTATGTTGTGGTTTTGGTGGAACGTTTGCTACTAAGTTTGAGTCTATTTCTGTTGCTATGGCAGAAAAAAAAGTAGAAGAGGCGCTTGATTTGGAGGTAGATTATATCATTTCTACAGACTTATCTTGTTTGATGCACTTGAATGGGTATATTGAAAAAAAAGAACTACCGCTTAAAACATTACACCTTGCAGATGTGTTGGTAGGAGAGTAG
- a CDS encoding C2 family cysteine protease, with product MTQKELRQTQQELKAIELLYQETIDLAKSDQVLYKELKGKLAQIKLLFQKCCKKYKEAAIVYSISIDFKDEELYEYWTIYRTSFSIWRKDWTPKIQAFLNEKKPYTLEFLDELLVFLNKIKEEAETFIKQYELLKEELSPAMSPKFSTWKEQTKNKLNDPKQGWVEYIQHFSKIKEQRLRDNALSEKINALITLYKELVQLWRDESRPNCNALLVTEENVANTQKLYDNMQALKTLLEEAPKEFKTAYAEWYQKSLREEWGIHLQTIKKGLEDSNTRKASMLIKGNPELKTIENRDLKYIDPHKKIGLYKQGKRDEHKIEANDVQQGILEDCFVLSPIAALAKTNPKAIEQLIEEKADGSFEVTLYLRKDPKSLERTKEKIKVKREFVVDQYGKDVFAGKGDRELWVQVLEKAIATARGGYDGIDKGAADEVLQLLTGKQVNMADFKTNDLDLLWGDLLNAYKNKKATNFSSLLKPNNIEDLFYKTEDEQKIYYEHNYYLDKIDANNIWLNNPHGKEHLVLTKKDLEKYFARYYILD from the coding sequence ATGACGCAAAAAGAATTACGCCAAACCCAACAAGAGTTAAAGGCTATAGAGCTACTTTATCAAGAAACAATTGACTTAGCAAAAAGTGACCAAGTTCTCTATAAGGAATTAAAAGGAAAATTAGCACAAATAAAGTTGCTGTTTCAAAAATGCTGTAAAAAATACAAAGAAGCAGCTATCGTCTATTCTATTTCCATAGACTTTAAAGACGAAGAACTGTATGAATATTGGACAATATATAGAACTTCATTTTCAATATGGAGAAAAGATTGGACACCTAAGATTCAAGCTTTTCTTAACGAAAAGAAACCTTATACACTTGAATTCTTAGATGAGTTACTTGTTTTTTTGAATAAAATTAAAGAAGAGGCTGAAACCTTTATTAAGCAATATGAATTACTAAAAGAAGAACTTAGCCCTGCTATGAGTCCTAAGTTTAGTACTTGGAAAGAACAAACTAAGAATAAGTTAAACGATCCCAAACAGGGGTGGGTCGAATATATCCAACACTTTTCCAAAATAAAAGAACAACGCCTTAGAGACAACGCTTTATCTGAAAAAATCAATGCCCTAATTACCCTATATAAAGAATTGGTGCAACTATGGAGAGATGAAAGCCGTCCCAATTGCAATGCTTTACTAGTAACTGAAGAAAACGTAGCAAATACCCAAAAGTTGTATGATAATATGCAAGCTCTTAAAACCTTATTGGAGGAAGCTCCTAAAGAATTTAAGACCGCTTATGCTGAATGGTATCAAAAGAGTTTGAGGGAGGAATGGGGCATACATTTGCAAACAATAAAAAAAGGCTTAGAAGATTCTAATACCCGAAAGGCATCAATGCTGATTAAAGGAAATCCTGAACTAAAAACAATAGAGAATAGAGATCTAAAATATATTGACCCACACAAAAAAATAGGTTTATACAAACAAGGAAAAAGAGATGAGCACAAAATAGAAGCCAATGATGTGCAACAAGGAATCTTAGAGGATTGTTTTGTATTGAGTCCAATAGCCGCTTTAGCTAAAACCAATCCTAAAGCCATAGAGCAACTGATTGAAGAAAAAGCAGATGGTTCTTTTGAAGTGACGCTCTATCTCCGCAAGGATCCTAAATCTTTGGAACGAACAAAAGAGAAAATAAAAGTCAAAAGAGAATTTGTAGTAGATCAATATGGTAAGGATGTTTTTGCAGGGAAAGGAGATCGAGAACTTTGGGTACAGGTACTAGAAAAAGCCATTGCTACGGCTAGAGGGGGCTATGATGGTATTGATAAAGGAGCTGCTGATGAAGTCTTGCAATTGTTAACAGGTAAGCAGGTAAATATGGCTGATTTTAAGACCAATGATTTGGACTTGTTGTGGGGGGATTTGCTCAACGCTTATAAAAATAAAAAAGCAACGAACTTTTCTTCTTTGCTTAAACCTAACAATATTGAAGATCTATTTTACAAAACAGAAGATGAGCAAAAAATTTACTATGAGCACAATTATTATTTGGATAAAATAGATGCTAATAACATATGGCTAAACAATCCTCACGGAAAAGAGCATCTTGTGCTAACTAAAAAAGACTTAGAAAAGTATTTTGCACGTTATTATATCTTAGACTAA
- a CDS encoding alanine dehydrogenase yields the protein MEKRKINIPHRLTQNMLTPQEECLEIPQRRSKLFIGIPKETSFQENRIALSPAAVKALIKAGHRIIVEEDAGLESGFLDFEYSEAGAEIAYSSEQVFKAQVILKVAPPSLDEIDLCHPDQIIISPIHLPSLSEEYIYRLKQKRVTALAMEYMKDQSGIFPFVRIMSEMAGISAMQTAAELLSKSSNGLGVLLGGIPGVPPTKVVILGAGVVAEVATRVALGYGAEVRVFDNNIRKLMRLQGNLGTKIYTGTFNSPELEIELQHADVVIGAIHSEIGRTPIIVSDAMVKNMKSGSVIIDVSIDQGGCFATSRMTTHDKPTFIEYDVIHYCVPNIVARIPQTSSKAISNILTPFFLEAGGTQGIEALLHSSPGFRNGVYMYKGCLTNKYLSDFFNVKYTDLNLLLASNL from the coding sequence ATGGAAAAAAGAAAGATCAACATCCCTCACCGTCTAACCCAAAACATGCTAACTCCACAGGAAGAATGCCTAGAAATTCCTCAAAGAAGATCAAAATTATTTATTGGCATCCCTAAAGAAACTTCCTTTCAAGAAAATAGAATTGCACTATCACCTGCTGCAGTTAAGGCATTAATCAAAGCGGGGCATAGAATCATTGTAGAAGAAGATGCGGGATTAGAATCTGGTTTTTTAGATTTTGAATATTCAGAAGCTGGAGCAGAAATAGCTTATAGTTCTGAGCAAGTATTTAAGGCGCAGGTAATCCTAAAAGTAGCTCCTCCCTCCTTGGACGAAATTGATCTTTGTCATCCAGACCAAATTATTATATCACCAATTCATTTGCCTTCTTTATCCGAAGAATATATTTATAGATTAAAGCAAAAGCGGGTTACAGCTTTGGCAATGGAATACATGAAAGATCAATCTGGAATTTTTCCTTTTGTTCGAATCATGTCTGAAATGGCTGGAATTAGTGCCATGCAAACTGCTGCTGAATTGCTCTCTAAAAGTAGCAATGGGCTTGGTGTTTTATTGGGTGGTATTCCTGGAGTTCCTCCCACTAAGGTTGTAATATTAGGGGCTGGTGTTGTCGCAGAAGTCGCAACTCGTGTTGCCTTGGGCTATGGCGCAGAAGTACGTGTTTTTGATAATAACATACGTAAACTGATGCGATTGCAAGGAAACTTAGGAACTAAAATATATACAGGGACCTTCAATTCCCCTGAATTGGAAATAGAACTGCAACATGCAGATGTTGTCATTGGTGCCATTCACTCTGAAATAGGGCGTACCCCTATTATTGTTAGTGATGCAATGGTAAAAAACATGAAATCGGGCTCTGTCATTATTGATGTTAGTATCGACCAAGGTGGTTGTTTTGCCACCTCTAGAATGACCACTCATGACAAACCAACCTTTATTGAATATGATGTCATTCACTATTGCGTTCCCAACATTGTAGCGAGAATTCCGCAAACGAGCTCCAAAGCCATTAGTAATATTTTAACGCCTTTTTTCTTGGAGGCTGGCGGCACACAAGGAATAGAAGCACTCTTACATTCTTCCCCTGGTTTTAGAAATGGAGTTTATATGTACAAAGGTTGCTTAACCAATAAATATCTCAGTGACTTTTTTAATGTTAAATACACAGATCTAAATTTATTATTAGCCTCTAATTTATAG